From Rubidibacter lacunae KORDI 51-2, a single genomic window includes:
- a CDS encoding c-type cytochrome: MDEPLAQPSDLARRLAAVLVVVVLALVVAFVGTNLYRLSDPYVREVLALTSNPERGEAIFQINCAGCHGRGADGNVGPSLHNLSQRKSEFDIIHQVTSGKTPPMPEFQPTSQEMADLLGYLETL; this comes from the coding sequence GTGGACGAACCGCTCGCACAACCGTCGGATTTAGCGAGACGCCTCGCAGCGGTATTGGTGGTCGTGGTTCTTGCCCTTGTAGTTGCTTTTGTCGGTACTAATCTTTACCGCCTATCGGATCCCTACGTTCGGGAAGTCTTGGCGCTGACGAGTAACCCGGAGCGTGGTGAGGCAATCTTTCAGATTAATTGTGCGGGCTGCCACGGGCGTGGTGCCGACGGAAATGTCGGACCGAGTCTGCATAACCTTTCGCAACGAAAGTCAGAATTCGACATTATTCATCAAGTTACGAGTGGCAAAACGCCTCCGATGCCTGAGTTTCAGCCAACGTCTCAAGAGATGGCGGACTTACTGGGGTACTTAGAGACTCTATAG
- a CDS encoding DMT family transporter translates to MTDSNVNYRGELAALLAALCWAIASAIYERLGQRLPPLQLNFLKGVIAIGFLAATLPIAGAEFPDIDRQPVGLLLVSGAVGIGIGDTAFFNSIDALGARRALLFETLAPPLTALLALTCLGEVLSPGAWFGIALTAIGVAWTIGERRVESSRVRRQTARGIAWGLLAAGSQAGGASLSRAALVDTEISPLWSALLRLIAGTVCLVPLMSFRSGTPRTSAVLIDKDPQERTAKHPSLVRSPRLLATVTLAAFLGTYLGIWLQQTALKHAPAGIAQTLSATSPLFVLPIAFALGDKLSLRAVLGAGVALAGIFCLFRS, encoded by the coding sequence ATGACCGACTCGAACGTCAACTATCGCGGAGAATTGGCGGCATTGCTGGCCGCATTGTGTTGGGCGATCGCCTCAGCAATTTACGAACGTCTGGGGCAGCGTCTGCCACCCCTGCAACTCAACTTTCTCAAGGGCGTCATTGCGATCGGGTTCCTGGCCGCAACCCTGCCGATCGCAGGGGCGGAGTTTCCAGATATCGACAGGCAACCAGTTGGCTTGCTGTTGGTAAGCGGGGCTGTCGGCATTGGGATCGGCGACACAGCATTCTTTAACTCGATCGATGCGTTGGGCGCGCGCCGCGCATTACTTTTCGAAACCCTCGCTCCCCCCCTGACCGCACTCCTCGCCCTGACCTGTCTCGGCGAAGTGCTCTCTCCCGGTGCGTGGTTCGGGATTGCTCTAACTGCGATCGGTGTTGCTTGGACCATCGGCGAACGACGGGTGGAGTCTTCACGGGTCCGACGCCAAACTGCCCGCGGCATTGCCTGGGGATTGCTTGCTGCCGGCTCCCAAGCCGGCGGAGCATCGCTATCGCGCGCCGCCCTAGTCGATACGGAGATTTCGCCACTTTGGAGCGCACTTCTGCGTCTTATAGCCGGTACGGTTTGCTTGGTGCCACTGATGTCGTTTCGGTCTGGCACCCCACGAACATCGGCAGTCCTCATAGATAAAGACCCACAGGAACGAACCGCAAAACACCCCTCGCTGGTGCGATCGCCGCGCTTGCTCGCCACCGTTACCCTTGCCGCTTTTCTCGGGACCTACCTGGGCATTTGGCTGCAGCAAACCGCTCTTAAACACGCCCCTGCCGGCATTGCGCAAACCCTCAGTGCCACCAGCCCCCTGTTCGTGTTGCCGATCGCGTTTGCCCTTGGCGACAAACTTAGCTTGCGGGCGGTCCTCGGAGCGGGTGTCGCACTCGCGGGTATTTTTTGCTTGTTTCGAAGCTAA
- a CDS encoding chlorophyll a/b-binding protein, which yields MSSEPASPLPSMTSAPEEPGFGLTAYAERLNGRFAMVGFVALLVIEVLTGQGLLHWMGVF from the coding sequence ATGAGCTCCGAGCCTGCTTCACCACTGCCGAGCATGACATCTGCCCCAGAAGAGCCGGGGTTCGGCTTGACGGCATATGCCGAGCGCCTGAACGGTCGTTTTGCGATGGTGGGGTTTGTCGCCTTACTAGTTATTGAGGTGCTGACCGGACAGGGTTTACTGCACTGGATGGGCGTGTTTTAA
- the rsmH gene encoding 16S rRNA (cytosine(1402)-N(4))-methyltransferase RsmH has product MSNVGSGVPHDSNTAANRETDFAHVSVLCRELIGGLDVRAGGSYLDVTVGGGGHSRSILAAAADVCLWGIDRDEQALAAARSRLSAWENRVVLWHGNFADFDPGATRFDGIVADLGVSSPQLDRPERGFSFQHEAPLDMRMDRTQSLTAADIVNHWDADALADVFYHLGEERLSRRIARAVVAQRPFASTTALAEAIARSVPRKYRYGRIHPATRAFQALRIAVNGELDALDTLLARAWQWLVPGGKIGIISFHSLEDRRVKLCFRNCPELTVLTKKPLIAAEDELATNSRARSAKLRIAMRVETDAREQ; this is encoded by the coding sequence ATATCTAACGTCGGCAGTGGTGTTCCGCATGATTCCAACACCGCTGCCAATCGCGAGACCGATTTCGCACACGTCTCCGTCCTCTGTCGTGAATTGATCGGCGGACTCGACGTTCGGGCTGGCGGATCTTATCTCGACGTGACAGTCGGTGGTGGCGGACATTCCAGGTCCATCCTCGCTGCAGCTGCTGACGTATGCTTGTGGGGCATCGATCGTGACGAACAAGCCCTAGCAGCCGCGCGCTCGCGTCTGAGTGCGTGGGAGAATCGAGTCGTCTTATGGCACGGAAATTTCGCCGATTTCGACCCCGGAGCTACCCGCTTTGACGGCATCGTTGCCGATCTCGGCGTCAGTTCGCCGCAACTCGATCGCCCCGAACGCGGCTTTAGCTTTCAGCACGAGGCACCGCTCGATATGCGCATGGACCGCACCCAGTCACTAACAGCTGCCGATATTGTCAATCATTGGGATGCCGACGCCCTTGCGGATGTTTTCTATCACCTCGGGGAGGAGCGTCTCTCGCGCCGTATCGCCCGCGCTGTCGTCGCGCAGCGACCTTTTGCGAGTACTACTGCTTTGGCCGAGGCGATCGCCCGCAGCGTCCCACGCAAATACCGCTACGGTCGCATTCATCCTGCTACCCGTGCGTTCCAGGCACTACGCATCGCCGTTAACGGCGAACTCGATGCCCTAGATACGTTACTTGCACGAGCGTGGCAGTGGCTTGTTCCCGGCGGCAAGATCGGGATTATCAGCTTTCACAGTCTTGAGGATCGCCGTGTCAAACTTTGCTTTCGCAACTGCCCCGAACTAACCGTACTTACTAAAAAGCCGCTGATTGCAGCCGAAGATGAGCTGGCGACCAATTCGCGAGCGCGCTCGGCCAAATTGCGCATTGCGATGCGAGTTGAAACTGATGCGCGCGAGCAGTAG
- a CDS encoding ABC transporter ATP-binding protein, with translation MLKLQNLVYHPPATSEPILRDINMQLPAKQFGLVVGPSGSGKTTLLEILAGLAEHSSGHIFWGEQPLTFLHLQQLAGLVFQFPERHFCGDTILEELRLGHPELGMSQVRKVLQEVGLAEARLATAPHALSGGQQRRLALAVQLIRQPSILLLDEPTAGLDWSMRRQLAGLLGRLKQHWTLLAVTHDPGDLLAIADCCWSINQGELRSVAPAEVARPLARSLT, from the coding sequence ATGCTAAAGCTCCAAAATCTGGTTTACCATCCCCCGGCAACCTCCGAGCCGATCTTGCGCGACATTAATATGCAGCTCCCTGCAAAGCAGTTCGGTTTGGTGGTCGGACCGAGCGGTTCCGGGAAAACAACGCTGCTGGAAATCCTCGCCGGGCTGGCCGAGCACTCTAGCGGACACATTTTTTGGGGCGAGCAGCCGCTGACGTTCCTGCACCTGCAGCAGCTTGCCGGACTCGTCTTCCAGTTTCCCGAACGCCATTTTTGCGGCGACACGATCCTCGAAGAACTGCGCCTCGGCCACCCGGAACTCGGCATGTCGCAAGTTCGTAAAGTATTACAGGAAGTCGGGCTGGCCGAGGCGCGCCTGGCGACAGCCCCCCACGCTCTTAGCGGCGGGCAGCAACGCCGCTTGGCACTGGCCGTGCAACTCATCAGGCAACCCAGCATTCTTTTATTAGACGAGCCGACAGCCGGCCTCGATTGGTCGATGCGCCGCCAGCTGGCTGGGTTGCTCGGTCGCCTCAAGCAGCACTGGACGTTGTTGGCCGTGACTCACGATCCGGGAGACTTGCTGGCGATCGCCGACTGCTGTTGGTCGATTAACCAAGGCGAGCTCCGCTCGGTTGCGCCGGCAGAGGTTGCCCGGCCGCTCGCGCGATCGCTTACTTAA
- a CDS encoding ABC-F family ATP-binding cassette domain-containing protein, with protein sequence MSIFTLQDVKKDFGTKEILRGACLSLDATDKIGLIGVNGSGKSTLLKILAGIEPIDGGELNVNANTRRIYLPQQPEIDGDRTAIEQVLADSGEQIQLLREYESVSRQLAQTPDDALLMARFSAISQRLDAASAWELETKAKIILGQLGLFDLDIPVGQLSGGERKRLAIAAALIAEPDMLLMDEPTNHLDADSVEWLQAYLSSFRGAILLVTHDRYFLDRVTNRILEVDRGDVYSYAGNYGYYLEKKALAEDAAASAQRKHQGVLRRELEWLKRGPKARSTKQKARIDSIRELQDTEFKSAQGKVELSAPSRRLGKKVIEVTGIAKTYGDRALVTDFSYQFGPGDRVGIIGGNGVGKSTLLDIVTGRLEPDAGAVDIGATVHIGYFDQHSDQLWEPQRENQRVIEYLKEVGASVRTADGTQISVSQMLERFLFPPNQQYLPIHKLSGGERRRLFLLRVLMGAPNVLILDEPTNDLDVQTLSVLEDYLEEFGGCVITVSHDRYFLDRVVGCIFAFRGDGDILTYPGNYSDYLQRKAIEDAEAKARQETPAPAPVAAQPSPPGSRGDNGDRAATKRRRLSNWERREFEQLENKIAQLETEKTDTECKLNSTPPAQYERIQTLYEKLSTLDTAIDTATERWMELSERDSATAAT encoded by the coding sequence ATGAGTATCTTTACCCTGCAAGATGTCAAGAAAGACTTCGGCACAAAGGAAATCTTGCGCGGGGCCTGCTTAAGTCTGGATGCAACGGACAAAATTGGTTTGATCGGCGTTAACGGTTCGGGAAAGTCGACGCTGTTGAAAATCCTGGCTGGTATCGAGCCCATTGACGGGGGCGAGCTCAACGTTAATGCCAATACCCGTCGCATCTACTTGCCGCAGCAGCCAGAAATCGACGGCGATCGCACCGCGATCGAGCAAGTTCTGGCCGACAGCGGCGAGCAAATCCAGCTGCTGCGCGAGTACGAAAGCGTATCGCGTCAGCTCGCTCAAACACCGGACGACGCGTTGTTAATGGCCCGATTCTCGGCGATTTCGCAGCGCCTCGATGCTGCTAGTGCGTGGGAGCTTGAAACCAAAGCCAAAATTATCCTCGGTCAGCTCGGGTTGTTCGACCTCGACATACCTGTCGGGCAACTGTCCGGGGGCGAACGCAAGCGTTTGGCGATCGCAGCAGCGCTGATCGCCGAACCCGACATGCTGCTGATGGACGAGCCAACCAACCACCTGGATGCCGATTCAGTGGAATGGCTGCAGGCTTACCTCAGCAGCTTTCGAGGCGCAATTTTGCTGGTCACGCACGATCGCTACTTTCTCGATCGCGTCACCAATCGCATCCTCGAAGTCGATCGCGGCGACGTGTACAGCTATGCAGGGAACTACGGCTACTACTTGGAGAAGAAAGCCCTGGCTGAAGACGCTGCGGCGAGCGCACAGCGCAAGCACCAAGGCGTCCTGCGCCGCGAGTTGGAATGGCTCAAACGCGGGCCGAAAGCACGCAGTACCAAACAAAAAGCTCGCATCGACAGCATCCGCGAACTCCAAGATACCGAGTTCAAGAGCGCACAGGGTAAGGTCGAGCTTTCCGCCCCCAGCCGGCGCTTAGGCAAGAAGGTCATCGAAGTTACGGGCATTGCCAAAACCTACGGCGATCGCGCGCTCGTGACCGACTTCAGCTACCAATTCGGACCGGGCGATCGCGTGGGCATCATCGGCGGCAATGGCGTCGGTAAGTCGACCCTGCTGGATATCGTGACGGGTCGGTTGGAACCGGATGCAGGGGCAGTCGATATCGGTGCGACGGTCCACATCGGTTACTTCGACCAGCATTCCGACCAACTGTGGGAACCGCAACGCGAAAATCAACGGGTTATTGAATATTTGAAGGAAGTAGGTGCGTCCGTGCGGACGGCAGACGGAACGCAAATTTCGGTCTCGCAAATGCTGGAGCGTTTTTTGTTCCCGCCCAATCAACAGTATTTGCCGATCCACAAACTTTCGGGAGGCGAGCGGCGGCGATTGTTTCTGCTGCGCGTGCTGATGGGCGCGCCGAATGTTTTGATCCTCGACGAGCCGACGAACGACCTCGACGTGCAAACGCTCTCCGTTCTCGAAGACTACCTCGAAGAATTCGGCGGCTGCGTCATTACGGTGTCGCACGATCGCTATTTTCTCGATCGCGTCGTCGGGTGCATATTTGCCTTTCGGGGAGACGGCGACATCCTTACGTATCCAGGCAACTATTCGGACTACTTGCAGCGTAAAGCCATCGAGGATGCCGAAGCAAAGGCACGCCAGGAAACTCCAGCTCCAGCGCCAGTTGCCGCCCAACCGAGTCCCCCGGGATCGCGGGGCGATAACGGAGATCGCGCCGCGACTAAACGGCGCCGCCTTTCGAATTGGGAACGCCGCGAGTTCGAGCAACTGGAAAACAAAATTGCCCAGCTCGAAACCGAAAAGACCGACACAGAATGCAAACTCAACTCGACGCCGCCCGCTCAATACGAGCGCATCCAAACCCTGTACGAAAAGCTTTCGACCCTCGACACGGCGATCGACACGGCAACCGAGCGTTGGATGGAACTTTCCGAACGCGACAGCGCGACAGCCGCCACTTGA
- a CDS encoding Sll0314/Alr1548 family TPR repeat-containing protein, protein MTTIRSRMRALGYCSCPDNQFGRILWAGLACGVLWLTGITNAIADPFRTLNARAIGAQTEAAFAALFVDGDYTRAEELLVSAADTDPLTYALQGAIAYTAEDWDALLANSERTLQAAANLRDRDPLRADLYKAVGNLLAGAHALEREGTFAAVQHLPAVLDGFERARQRAPADPELNLMRGYLELLLASNLPLFEPAGAIARFERYAAPQYLVDRGIALAHRDRDAFAKAEIYAAAALRATPQNPEIHYLNAQILYNLGKEREDVRLVRQAIVHFERAAELANGLPEPIVEAIAREGRRARAYLHARTRARFAG, encoded by the coding sequence GTGACGACAATTCGCTCGCGCATGCGAGCCTTGGGCTATTGTAGTTGCCCGGACAATCAGTTTGGTCGGATACTGTGGGCGGGTCTCGCCTGCGGGGTGTTGTGGCTGACCGGCATCACCAACGCGATCGCCGATCCGTTCCGTACCCTGAATGCCCGCGCGATCGGCGCCCAAACTGAAGCCGCATTTGCCGCACTCTTTGTTGACGGCGACTACACTCGCGCCGAAGAATTACTCGTGTCGGCCGCCGATACCGACCCACTAACTTACGCGTTGCAAGGCGCGATCGCCTACACAGCCGAAGACTGGGATGCTCTGCTTGCCAATTCCGAACGCACCTTGCAAGCGGCCGCAAATTTACGCGATCGCGATCCGTTACGCGCGGATTTGTACAAGGCCGTTGGGAATCTGCTAGCCGGTGCCCATGCGCTCGAACGCGAGGGGACATTTGCCGCGGTGCAACACCTGCCGGCGGTGCTCGATGGCTTCGAGCGCGCCCGGCAAAGAGCGCCCGCGGATCCGGAGTTAAACTTGATGCGCGGCTACTTGGAGTTGCTGCTGGCTTCAAACTTGCCCTTGTTCGAGCCGGCCGGCGCGATTGCCCGCTTCGAGCGGTACGCCGCACCGCAGTATCTGGTCGATCGCGGCATTGCCCTGGCGCACCGCGATCGCGATGCCTTTGCCAAAGCGGAGATCTACGCCGCAGCGGCTCTGCGCGCGACCCCGCAAAACCCCGAAATTCATTACCTAAACGCGCAGATTCTGTATAACCTGGGCAAAGAACGCGAGGATGTCCGACTAGTGCGGCAAGCGATTGTCCATTTCGAGCGTGCTGCCGAACTCGCAAATGGGCTGCCAGAGCCGATCGTCGAGGCGATCGCGCGGGAAGGGCGCCGGGCGCGCGCCTATTTGCACGCACGCACGCGAGCTAGATTTGCCGGTTAG
- the gcvH gene encoding glycine cleavage system protein GcvH: MALEYPESLKYADSHEYASIEGDVATVGLSAYAVDQLGDIVFVELPEPGDTFEAGEEVSSVESVKAVGTVYAPVSGEVVDVNEALVDTPELLNKEPYEGAWLIKIRMSNPSELDKLLPVDRYRPLVEGE, encoded by the coding sequence ATGGCACTGGAATATCCCGAGTCGTTGAAGTACGCCGATAGCCACGAGTACGCAAGCATTGAGGGCGATGTCGCCACGGTCGGACTCAGCGCCTATGCGGTCGACCAGCTAGGCGACATCGTTTTTGTCGAACTTCCGGAACCGGGAGACACGTTTGAGGCTGGCGAAGAAGTTAGCTCGGTAGAGTCGGTTAAGGCCGTTGGTACGGTGTACGCGCCGGTATCGGGCGAGGTTGTGGACGTGAACGAAGCACTCGTCGATACACCCGAACTGCTCAACAAGGAGCCCTATGAGGGAGCATGGCTGATCAAAATTCGCATGAGCAACCCATCCGAACTGGACAAGTTGCTGCCTGTCGATCGCTACCGCCCCCTGGTAGAAGGCGAATAA
- a CDS encoding lipocalin/fatty-acid binding family protein — protein MRKWFRRWPISAIAIVLALMLVACGSGTPPLGFAPGKGLVRQAIALQLQLTGDRLARQLDAERPAAIVRRVRIRDMEPVYVASLPTYHVRGTFALKLDLPQQPVEQTNNDFDLYLQRQSEGKTWLLLSRQTADSENEAQWTSYLLKPF, from the coding sequence ATGCGAAAATGGTTTCGACGGTGGCCGATTAGCGCAATTGCGATCGTTCTGGCTCTGATGCTGGTTGCCTGTGGGAGCGGAACGCCACCGCTGGGTTTCGCGCCAGGTAAAGGGTTGGTCCGACAGGCGATTGCGTTGCAGCTACAACTTACAGGAGATCGCCTTGCCCGACAGCTCGATGCAGAACGTCCCGCAGCGATCGTGCGACGCGTCCGCATCCGAGACATGGAGCCAGTTTACGTGGCCAGTCTCCCGACGTACCACGTGCGCGGAACTTTTGCGTTGAAGCTCGACCTGCCGCAGCAACCGGTCGAACAAACCAATAATGACTTCGACCTCTATCTGCAGCGCCAGAGCGAAGGAAAAACCTGGCTCTTGCTAAGCCGTCAAACCGCTGACAGTGAGAACGAGGCGCAATGGACGAGCTATTTGCTTAAGCCGTTTTAA
- a CDS encoding DUF433 domain-containing protein gives MVSTPEVLRGRPRIDGTRIPVSLILGYFAAGKTLDDIIWEFPNLKPEQVLACLDYARALAEFDIIS, from the coding sequence ATCGTCAGCACGCCCGAGGTTCTGCGCGGCCGGCCGCGCATTGACGGCACGCGCATTCCCGTTAGTTTGATTTTGGGTTACTTTGCGGCTGGTAAGACCCTGGACGATATTATTTGGGAATTTCCCAACCTGAAGCCCGAGCAAGTCTTGGCATGTCTGGACTACGCGCGCGCGCTTGCCGAGTTCGACATCATTAGTTGA
- the petG gene encoding cytochrome b6-f complex subunit V — translation MIEPLLLGIVLGLVAITLAGLYWAAYMQYRRSN, via the coding sequence ATGATCGAACCGCTATTGCTCGGCATCGTCCTCGGACTGGTTGCAATAACGCTTGCAGGCTTGTACTGGGCAGCTTACATGCAGTACCGCCGCAGTAACTGA
- a CDS encoding aminotransferase class I/II-fold pyridoxal phosphate-dependent enzyme, which yields MSDQSRTPLLDALRSRAERSHAAFYLPGHKQGCGSSPALRALLGKLALQADLPELPEFGNLFPPDGPIQDAQELAAAAFGADRTWFSVNGSTAGVIAAIAAVCGPDDKLVLPRNAHRCALAGLMLSGAHPIFVMPERDRTRDFLLPVTPEAIGAALDAHPDARAVLVVSPTYRGASADLKAIASLTHARDLPLVVDEAHGAHFGFHPAFPSPALAAGADAAVQSWHKTLGALVQAAAVHVRGTRIDRDRLSNALQMVHSSSPSHLLLASLDAARQQIAVGGRDLLDGALHLAAEARVRLQSVPGVLLAESVDPCDPLRLTVDLTGVGLSGYEADELLHADFDVTAELPTLQALTFVVTFGNAIADIDRLGGALQALARTPRSARTFPHLPLPPGAVAMRSPRVAFFTPSERVFSGEAIGRASAESICLYPPGIPVLIPGEAISAESLNYLKSARALGHSVAIDGCSDPSLETLRVLRD from the coding sequence ATGTCCGACCAATCTCGCACTCCCTTGCTAGACGCCCTGCGATCGCGTGCCGAGCGTTCCCACGCGGCATTTTACCTACCGGGACACAAACAAGGCTGCGGTAGCTCACCTGCTTTGCGCGCCCTGCTCGGGAAATTGGCCTTGCAGGCCGACCTGCCCGAACTGCCGGAATTCGGCAACTTATTTCCACCAGACGGCCCGATACAGGATGCGCAGGAGCTAGCAGCTGCAGCGTTTGGGGCCGATCGCACTTGGTTTTCGGTAAATGGCTCGACGGCAGGAGTCATCGCGGCGATCGCGGCGGTTTGCGGACCTGATGACAAACTAGTGCTGCCGCGCAACGCCCATCGCTGCGCCCTCGCCGGGCTGATGCTGTCTGGGGCGCACCCGATTTTCGTGATGCCGGAACGCGATCGGACGAGAGATTTTCTGTTACCCGTGACGCCTGAAGCAATTGGGGCGGCACTGGACGCTCATCCCGACGCGCGGGCAGTGTTAGTGGTTTCGCCCACCTACCGCGGGGCAAGTGCAGATCTTAAGGCGATCGCGTCCTTGACCCACGCGCGGGATTTACCGTTGGTCGTCGACGAAGCGCACGGCGCGCATTTCGGGTTTCATCCAGCATTTCCGTCGCCAGCGCTGGCAGCAGGTGCCGATGCAGCGGTGCAATCTTGGCATAAAACTTTGGGCGCGCTCGTGCAAGCGGCCGCGGTGCACGTGCGGGGGACGCGGATCGATCGCGATCGCTTGAGCAATGCTCTGCAGATGGTGCACTCCAGCAGCCCCAGTCATTTGCTGCTGGCATCGCTGGATGCAGCCCGCCAACAGATTGCTGTGGGCGGACGAGATTTGCTGGATGGGGCTTTGCACCTGGCGGCAGAAGCCCGTGTGCGTCTGCAGTCGGTACCTGGGGTGTTACTGGCGGAAAGTGTTGACCCCTGCGATCCGCTTAGGCTGACGGTTGACCTTACCGGCGTGGGGCTGAGCGGCTACGAAGCGGATGAGTTGCTACATGCGGACTTTGATGTAACGGCCGAACTGCCAACGCTACAGGCACTAACGTTTGTGGTGACGTTTGGGAACGCGATCGCCGATATCGATCGCCTGGGGGGAGCACTGCAGGCGCTCGCTCGGACGCCGCGTTCCGCTCGGACGTTTCCTCACCTGCCGCTGCCACCCGGTGCTGTCGCCATGCGATCGCCTCGGGTTGCCTTCTTTACTCCCTCAGAAAGGGTGTTTTCAGGAGAGGCAATCGGGCGAGCAAGCGCGGAATCGATTTGCCTCTATCCACCGGGGATCCCGGTTTTGATTCCGGGGGAGGCGATCTCCGCGGAGAGCTTGAATTATCTAAAATCTGCGCGCGCGCTTGGTCATAGCGTCGCGATCGACGGCTGCAGCGACCCGAGCTTGGAAACGCTGCGCGTGCTGAGGGATTAG
- a CDS encoding geranylgeranyl reductase family protein, protein MTDRVFDCIIVGAGPSGGSAAYHLAKRGRSTLVLDKATLPRYKPCGGGVAPIVQEWFDFDFSPAISLKIDVTHHTWNNGDPVEVELQTREPIWMVRRDIFDHFLVQQAQRQGAELRDGTLVTGVELGGDGAIVKTKIGEFAGRYLIAADGGRGPLARWLGFAHRQRAIAGALEAEFAIPDQCERRAFFEFGMVRKGYLWNFPKADGYSIGIAAFGDRGSQNLRQTLARYAQSFGVDLATASQAPHPISVWNGNQTLHVKNALLAGEAACVVDPLTAEGIRPSMFSGIKAAEAVDRALAGDLDAIAGYSQTISTEWGTEMIWARRLADLFYRFPRLGYQMGVKRAGATRAIGRILSGEARYSELAQRGLDRLKTALLPGA, encoded by the coding sequence GTGACCGATCGCGTATTTGATTGCATCATCGTCGGCGCCGGCCCGAGTGGCGGGAGCGCTGCCTATCATCTGGCCAAACGCGGGCGTTCGACACTCGTGTTGGACAAAGCCACGCTCCCGCGCTACAAGCCCTGCGGCGGCGGCGTCGCGCCGATCGTTCAAGAGTGGTTCGACTTCGACTTCAGTCCGGCCATTTCCCTCAAAATCGACGTTACGCACCACACCTGGAATAACGGCGATCCCGTGGAAGTCGAGTTGCAAACCCGCGAGCCGATTTGGATGGTGCGCCGTGACATCTTCGACCATTTCCTCGTGCAGCAAGCGCAACGCCAAGGGGCCGAACTGCGCGATGGCACGCTCGTAACCGGCGTCGAATTGGGCGGCGATGGTGCGATCGTTAAAACCAAAATCGGCGAGTTCGCCGGCCGCTACCTGATTGCCGCCGACGGCGGTCGCGGACCGCTGGCCCGCTGGCTGGGATTCGCCCACCGCCAGCGCGCGATCGCGGGTGCCCTAGAAGCCGAGTTCGCAATCCCCGATCAGTGCGAGCGGCGCGCGTTCTTCGAATTTGGCATGGTCCGCAAGGGCTATCTGTGGAACTTTCCGAAAGCCGACGGGTACTCAATCGGCATCGCTGCCTTTGGCGATCGCGGCTCGCAAAACTTGCGCCAAACCCTCGCCCGTTATGCGCAGTCCTTTGGCGTCGATCTGGCAACGGCCAGCCAGGCCCCGCACCCGATTTCCGTTTGGAACGGCAACCAAACCCTACACGTGAAAAACGCTTTGCTGGCAGGCGAAGCAGCCTGTGTCGTCGATCCGCTCACGGCTGAAGGCATCCGTCCGTCCATGTTCAGCGGTATAAAAGCGGCCGAAGCTGTCGATCGCGCTTTGGCGGGCGATCTCGACGCGATCGCCGGATACTCGCAGACGATCTCGACCGAGTGGGGGACGGAGATGATTTGGGCGCGGCGTTTAGCAGACCTGTTTTATCGCTTTCCGCGCCTGGGCTATCAAATGGGGGTCAAACGCGCAGGAGCGACCCGCGCGATCGGCAGAATCCTCAGCGGCGAGGCTCGGTACTCCGAACTTGCCCAACGCGGCCTCGACCGTCTCAAAACCGCTCTGTTACCTGGAGCGTGA